From one uncultured Paludibacter sp. genomic stretch:
- a CDS encoding conserved exported hypothetical protein (Evidence 4 : Unknown function but conserved in other organisms): MSVDLEYKFEKQFKKVNNQNVKFMRKLKYLLTCLLVASISLVSAQTKTVSGTVVSAEDGQPIIGASVVLKGTTTGTATNADGRFSFSVPQGGKTLVVSYVGMKSIEVDAGMNIQVRMESAEKMIDEVIVVAYGTSTKGTFTGSAGVVNSDAIEKLQVSNISNALAGAVSGVQILKANGQPGTSATVRIRGVGSINAGMNPLYVVDGIPFDGDLSSLNSADIESMTVLKDAASTALYGARGANGIIMITTKKGSSGKARISFESRLGVNSRSIKNYDVLTSPQNYLETEYQAIYNAGIYNLNYSPIQANAYANQKIITNTEGGSGYNIYTVPTGELLIGTNGKLNPNAVLGYSDGTYYYTPDNWGKEIFQNNLRKENNLTISGGNENSKYYFSFGYLDDKGIISGSGFTRYSGRFNGDFKVKKWLKVGASLNYNLSNSQYPGEQITTNSSGNAFFIANYIAPIYPLYVRDATNKQVMVNNGRKVYDYGDGVSTNFSRSFMSISNPAGDLIYNKTNYLMDIMNNSWFAEVTPVKDLVLTARYGLNIDNTRYNDLGNAYMGQSASYGGTAYQEQNRQFGFDQQYFANYQITFNDLHHLDFTAGYDGYSYKYENITAQGYNLYNPESYYVSNAIDNLKGSGYKNLYSTIGYISRVNYSYDDKYFGSVSYRRDASSRFAPDKRWGNFWSASGAWLMNKESFMQPVKWLDLLKLKASFGQQGNDNIGNYYAYLDQYSMSGADGVFADGTLIYKGNPDLTWETSTSYNIGIDFALFTNKLSGNIEYFGRTSTDMLYNKPTAGSLGYTSIPMNIGSMTNSGVEIELNYNIIKTKNIKWDVTANATFVKNKINKLHPDLRGKLIDGTRIYEEGQSMYRMYLVDYAGVEKETGLAQYWAVDTTGVRYKTTDYSIAQTTGKIGTKDLLPKVYGGFGTSVEAFGFDASVQLSYQLGGQIYDTGYARLMHGGITSFAGQNWHKDIYKAWTSENPDTDVPRLDANDKYANSTSTRFLTSSDYLSLNNITLGYTLPVEITKKLDINKLRIYVVADNVGLLSSRAGLDPRQSYISATTALYTPIRTVSGGISLTF; encoded by the coding sequence TTGTCGGTCGATTTAGAATATAAATTTGAAAAACAATTTAAAAAAGTTAATAATCAAAATGTTAAATTTATGAGAAAACTAAAGTACTTATTAACTTGCCTATTAGTGGCAAGTATCAGTTTGGTTAGTGCTCAAACTAAAACTGTTTCAGGAACGGTGGTTTCTGCAGAGGATGGGCAACCTATTATTGGAGCAAGCGTAGTATTAAAAGGTACAACAACCGGTACCGCTACAAATGCTGATGGACGATTTTCGTTTAGTGTCCCTCAAGGCGGTAAAACACTTGTGGTTTCTTATGTGGGTATGAAATCGATAGAGGTGGATGCGGGAATGAATATACAGGTGAGAATGGAATCTGCAGAAAAGATGATTGATGAGGTGATAGTGGTTGCTTATGGAACATCCACAAAAGGAACATTTACTGGATCTGCCGGTGTTGTCAATTCTGATGCCATTGAAAAATTGCAAGTTTCAAACATATCAAATGCATTGGCAGGGGCTGTGTCAGGAGTTCAAATCTTAAAAGCTAACGGTCAACCAGGAACATCTGCTACGGTTCGTATTCGGGGAGTTGGCTCTATAAACGCAGGGATGAATCCTTTATATGTTGTTGATGGAATTCCTTTTGATGGAGACTTGTCTTCTTTAAATTCTGCAGATATAGAATCAATGACAGTATTAAAAGACGCAGCATCTACAGCTTTATATGGAGCACGTGGAGCAAATGGTATTATTATGATTACAACCAAGAAAGGCTCATCTGGGAAAGCACGAATTTCATTTGAATCTAGACTAGGCGTTAATTCAAGATCTATTAAGAATTATGATGTGTTGACGAGTCCTCAGAATTATCTTGAAACAGAATACCAGGCTATTTATAATGCGGGAATTTATAATTTGAATTACTCTCCTATTCAAGCTAATGCGTATGCAAATCAAAAAATTATCACCAATACTGAAGGAGGTTCTGGATATAATATTTATACGGTTCCAACAGGAGAACTATTGATAGGAACAAATGGAAAATTAAATCCAAATGCAGTTCTTGGATATAGCGACGGAACTTATTATTATACACCAGATAACTGGGGAAAGGAAATTTTCCAAAACAATTTGCGTAAAGAAAATAACCTTACTATATCTGGAGGTAACGAAAATAGTAAATACTATTTTTCATTTGGCTATTTAGATGATAAAGGTATTATTTCCGGTTCTGGATTTACAAGATATTCTGGAAGATTCAATGGAGATTTTAAGGTTAAAAAATGGTTAAAAGTGGGGGCTAGCTTAAATTACAACTTGTCAAATAGCCAATATCCAGGAGAACAAATTACAACAAATTCATCAGGTAATGCCTTTTTTATTGCCAATTACATAGCGCCGATTTATCCATTATACGTGAGAGATGCTACAAATAAACAAGTTATGGTAAATAATGGAAGAAAAGTATATGACTATGGCGATGGGGTGAGTACAAATTTTTCACGTTCCTTTATGTCAATTTCTAATCCTGCCGGAGATTTAATTTATAATAAAACAAATTATTTAATGGATATTATGAATAATAGCTGGTTTGCAGAAGTTACTCCTGTTAAGGATCTTGTTCTTACTGCACGCTATGGATTAAATATTGACAATACTAGATATAACGACTTAGGCAATGCTTATATGGGGCAAAGTGCTTCTTACGGCGGGACTGCTTATCAAGAACAAAATAGGCAATTTGGTTTTGACCAACAATATTTTGCAAACTATCAAATTACATTTAATGATTTGCATCATTTAGATTTTACTGCAGGTTATGATGGTTATTCTTACAAATATGAGAATATTACTGCTCAAGGTTATAATTTATATAATCCTGAAAGTTATTATGTAAGCAATGCTATAGATAATTTGAAAGGTAGCGGTTACAAAAATTTATATTCGACTATTGGATATATAAGTCGTGTAAATTATTCTTATGATGATAAATATTTTGGAAGCGTTTCATATCGTCGTGACGCATCGTCTCGTTTTGCTCCGGATAAACGCTGGGGTAATTTCTGGTCAGCGAGTGGAGCTTGGTTAATGAATAAAGAATCTTTTATGCAGCCTGTTAAATGGTTAGATTTATTAAAATTAAAAGCTTCTTTTGGACAACAAGGAAATGATAACATCGGTAATTATTATGCTTACCTTGATCAGTATTCAATGTCTGGAGCTGACGGTGTTTTTGCTGATGGGACATTGATATACAAAGGTAATCCGGATTTAACGTGGGAGACATCAACATCATACAATATTGGAATTGATTTTGCTTTATTCACAAACAAATTATCTGGGAATATCGAATATTTTGGAAGAACATCAACCGATATGTTATACAATAAACCAACTGCGGGTAGTTTAGGATATACATCAATACCAATGAACATTGGTTCTATGACAAATTCAGGTGTGGAAATTGAACTTAATTACAATATAATTAAAACTAAAAATATCAAATGGGATGTTACCGCAAATGCAACATTTGTGAAAAACAAAATAAATAAATTACATCCTGATTTGAGAGGAAAATTAATTGACGGAACTCGAATTTATGAAGAAGGACAGTCTATGTATCGTATGTATTTAGTTGATTACGCGGGAGTTGAAAAAGAAACAGGTTTGGCTCAGTATTGGGCTGTTGATACTACTGGTGTAAGATACAAAACCACAGATTATTCTATCGCACAAACTACTGGCAAAATAGGAACAAAAGATTTACTTCCAAAAGTTTATGGTGGATTTGGGACTAGCGTAGAAGCATTTGGTTTTGACGCTTCGGTTCAATTATCATACCAATTGGGCGGTCAAATTTATGATACTGGTTATGCAAGATTAATGCACGGGGGGATAACAAGCTTCGCTGGACAAAATTGGCATAAAGATATTTACAAGGCTTGGACTTCTGAAAATCCAGACACAGACGTTCCTCGGTTAGATGCAAATGATAAATATGCTAACTCTACCTCTACTCGTTTTTTAACAAGTTCTGATTATTTGAGTTTAAATAATATTACTTTAGGTTACACATTACCTGTAGAAATTACTAAAAAATTAGACATAAATAAATTAAGAATATACGTAGTAGCAGATAATGTCGGGTTGTTGTCAAGTCGTGCAGGCTTAGATCCTCGTCAAAGCTATATTTCAGCGACTACAGCTTTATATACGCCAATACGTACTGTTTCCGGAGGTATTAGTTTGACATTTTAA
- a CDS encoding RagB/SusD domain-containing protein codes for MKNKILFATIALFSIILAGCNDLDTYPEGSTLTSAQKEEIYKLDPKKAEAGVNAIFAQFSQYEPNYKALGNVGRHNDFGYPSVMIFTDANGYDLVTDDNGYNWTGSDLDFSDRDYTSRESQIVWNDMYSMIYTTNNVIGSISLETTEAKNKYYLAQGLAVRAYSYFILAQLYQFNYVGNESKLCVPIITNENSNEAALNGAPRKTVQEVYELILSDINNAITLLTSAEQSGIHRNDKRYISLAVAYGLRARINLTMQKWSDALADANNAISHSEATPASFNDVKVPSFWDISEKNWMWGIIIAETDDVVSSGIVNWISHMGSLNYGYANYSGGRQINKILYNSINSTDARKGWWLNENKVSANLNTAQQQFMTAKSYKAYTQCKFAPYNNEVGTATNANDIPLMRIEEMYLIKAEAEAMSGGDGSTTLTNFIKQYRDPNYTSTASTPADVQEEVFRQRRIELWGEGLNWYDIMRLNKSIDRRGCGFPNATMIFNIPAGAPILLWRIPEAEIQANPALPESDNNPAAPLPTPVSE; via the coding sequence ATGAAAAATAAAATTTTATTTGCTACAATTGCTTTATTTAGCATTATACTAGCAGGATGTAACGACTTAGATACTTATCCAGAAGGTTCTACCCTTACATCAGCACAAAAAGAAGAGATATATAAACTTGATCCCAAAAAAGCTGAAGCGGGAGTAAATGCAATTTTTGCACAATTTAGCCAATATGAGCCTAACTATAAAGCTTTGGGAAATGTTGGACGTCACAATGACTTTGGCTATCCGTCAGTAATGATATTTACAGATGCTAACGGTTACGATCTGGTGACTGACGATAATGGTTACAACTGGACAGGAAGCGATCTCGACTTTTCAGATCGTGATTATACATCTCGTGAAAGCCAAATTGTGTGGAACGATATGTATTCAATGATTTATACTACGAATAATGTGATTGGATCAATATCATTGGAAACTACCGAGGCTAAAAATAAATATTATTTAGCACAAGGGCTGGCAGTTCGTGCATACAGTTATTTTATCTTAGCACAGTTATATCAATTCAACTATGTTGGGAATGAAAGTAAACTTTGCGTTCCAATCATTACAAATGAAAATTCAAACGAAGCTGCTCTTAATGGAGCTCCACGTAAAACAGTACAAGAAGTCTATGAATTAATTCTTTCTGATATTAATAATGCCATAACATTATTAACTTCTGCAGAACAAAGCGGTATTCACCGTAACGATAAAAGATATATTAGTTTAGCTGTGGCTTATGGTTTACGGGCAAGAATCAATCTAACTATGCAAAAATGGAGCGATGCACTTGCTGATGCAAATAATGCAATTAGTCATTCAGAGGCTACTCCTGCAAGTTTTAATGATGTAAAAGTCCCTAGTTTTTGGGATATTTCCGAAAAAAACTGGATGTGGGGAATTATCATAGCAGAAACAGATGATGTTGTTAGTTCAGGTATTGTTAATTGGATTTCTCATATGGGTTCCTTGAACTATGGATACGCAAACTATTCAGGAGGTCGACAAATTAATAAAATCTTATATAATTCTATTAATTCAACAGATGCTCGTAAAGGTTGGTGGCTGAATGAAAACAAAGTTTCTGCAAATTTAAATACAGCACAACAACAATTTATGACTGCAAAAAGCTACAAAGCCTATACTCAGTGTAAATTTGCACCCTACAATAATGAAGTAGGTACTGCAACTAATGCTAATGATATTCCTTTAATGAGAATAGAGGAAATGTATCTGATCAAAGCTGAAGCAGAAGCAATGAGTGGAGGTGATGGATCTACGACATTAACTAACTTTATCAAACAGTATCGTGATCCAAACTATACCAGCACAGCATCCACACCAGCTGATGTCCAAGAAGAAGTATTTCGTCAGCGTAGAATTGAACTATGGGGTGAAGGATTGAATTGGTATGATATTATGAGATTGAATAAAAGTATTGATCGTCGTGGATGCGGCTTCCCCAACGCAACAATGATTTTCAATATTCCTGCTGGAGCTCCTATCTTGCTTTGGAGAATACCTGAAGCGGAAATTCAGGCAAATCCTGCATTACCAGAATCTGATAATAATCCGGCAGCACCTCTGCCGACTCCGGTTTCTGAATAA
- a CDS encoding exported hypothetical protein (Evidence 5 : Unknown function) — MKINKCFYIFAITVVVAVFTACSQFEDTVTPSPTVSTDNPAVRFVPNNTKSFEFDPSGVMSFTLQVIRNHSSSTLEVPITVVKNPNNSFIIPEKVSFEANKDTANIIINVNPSAETGVALPIELSFEDQYTNPYKVEYSDYIGVVSLIKWNNLGNGQFFDSFSFTTSSAGYIASVKIEQRDDKPSIYRISYPYSVAILTAAEWDNWIGGNTQQFIYFTVSSDGKNVTWDKFWYTNLIYQGTAGQYIKAYLPSAINKTGDAKSIVVYNSDNSIKYFELYPSFYIDGLGGWGLNEVDLAFPGYDLSAETGFSIIY; from the coding sequence ATGAAAATAAATAAATGTTTCTATATTTTTGCAATAACGGTAGTTGTAGCAGTATTCACAGCTTGTTCTCAATTCGAAGATACTGTTACTCCAAGTCCTACAGTGTCCACAGATAATCCTGCGGTACGTTTTGTCCCTAATAACACTAAGAGTTTTGAATTTGATCCATCTGGCGTTATGTCCTTTACTTTACAAGTAATTAGAAATCACTCATCATCTACATTAGAAGTTCCCATTACTGTTGTAAAAAATCCGAATAATAGTTTTATCATTCCAGAAAAAGTTAGTTTTGAAGCAAATAAAGATACAGCTAATATTATTATTAATGTAAATCCATCAGCAGAAACAGGTGTTGCGCTACCAATAGAACTTTCTTTTGAAGATCAATACACTAATCCTTACAAAGTAGAGTATTCTGATTATATAGGAGTGGTCTCTTTAATAAAATGGAATAATTTGGGGAATGGACAGTTTTTTGATTCTTTTAGCTTCACTACTTCATCAGCCGGTTACATAGCGTCTGTTAAAATAGAACAAAGAGATGATAAGCCAAGTATTTACCGTATTAGTTACCCTTATTCTGTAGCTATTCTCACTGCTGCAGAATGGGATAATTGGATTGGAGGTAACACACAACAATTTATCTATTTTACTGTCTCAAGTGATGGTAAAAATGTTACTTGGGATAAATTTTGGTACACAAATTTAATTTACCAGGGTACAGCTGGGCAGTATATTAAAGCTTATCTTCCATCGGCTATTAATAAAACTGGCGATGCAAAAAGTATTGTAGTATATAACAGCGACAATTCTATTAAGTATTTTGAATTATATCCTTCCTTTTATATTGATGGTTTAGGAGGATGGGGACTTAATGAAGTAGACTTAGCATTTCCAGGCTATGATTTAAGTGCTGAAACCGGATTTTCTATAATTTATTGA
- a CDS encoding hypothetical protein (Evidence 5 : Unknown function), translating into MRDYFKTRISQMLNMKENEKLTFNTV; encoded by the coding sequence TTGAGAGATTATTTTAAGACTAGAATTTCTCAAATGTTAAATATGAAAGAGAATGAAAAATTAACATTTAATACTGTATGA
- a CDS encoding TonB-dependent receptor — protein MRKLRLLLACLLVTSVGLVNAQTKTVSGTVVSAEDEQPIIGASVVVKGTTTGTATNANGRFSFTVPESAKTLVISYVGMKSQEVNIGNNKEISIVMNSDYFGLNEVIVSGVASNTPIKKMSVSVTKVGAEALEMVPAASAASALQGKVSGVTVVNSSGNPGQSSGIRLRGSTSLTGSQQPLILIDGVIFEGELADVNIDDIASFEVVKGASASALYGSRAGAGVLVITSKRGNLVKEGKSEVRIRNEYGFQQLAKKMNLATHHPYKLASDYQSANGYTKYEGVTYPAGYAGGPSDEIVGSRQVDFDGYMDNLYGVLYDYQDEVFTNGNFYTNYISLSNNFGRTKTFLSFENNKNEGIVWSTNGSHRQNFRVNVDHNITDNLKISTSTLVTTMKIDLPDAREATEYGGDEAYGGGQGTSFFNMLFMEPDVNLNMEAPSNDYTLKNYYYLPNPWSKEIENPKHSLYYENRNLNRRGVVQNIAANYKLSNWGSVDANYSFDRRDNDFTRIRPKGYQSQALAYIKGQIYKSDYTGLSQTFQTTFNFNKNFGIVLAKAKLSYLYENRAERTFNVTGNDLVASNITSLDGVTGTKSISSAEYKEIAKNFFGILDLDIKDRYLVSMLYRYDGSSLFGENNRWNPYYRLSGAYRITEDVRIPGIQELKVRTAIGSSGQRPGFSYQYETYGLSNGSIYKSTIGNKNLKPSETIEKEIGLNVDFLNKFNFEIVYSMNDTKDAFVAVPLSAATGYIAQWRNAATLQGKSVEATLGVQAFKKKDSELKFNFTFDRLRQKVKKLDAPSFQVGPGANEVSAFYLRDNETFGIMYGYDWVRSLEQMSNQLPSGVSINDYVLNSDGYVIKKGTEGTTSEKPIALDQNNDGTADFVKIADMNPDFNLTFTTTYRFKNLTFNMLWHWKQGGDIYNLTKQWLYRDNRSGDMDMSGVDDYKKKTVNYFQALYNANNVNSRFVEDGTYLKLREMAIYYNFDERFFQKKGISFIKDVKAGILGRNLLTFTKYSGWDPEVSAGGDLTNYAMDIFNYPNFRTYTFSLEITL, from the coding sequence ATGAGAAAACTAAGACTTTTATTGGCTTGTCTTTTAGTGACAAGCGTTGGATTGGTTAATGCTCAAACCAAAACTGTTTCGGGAACAGTAGTTTCTGCAGAGGATGAGCAACCTATTATTGGAGCAAGTGTAGTAGTAAAAGGAACAACAACTGGTACGGCTACAAACGCGAACGGACGATTTTCTTTTACTGTGCCTGAGAGCGCAAAGACACTTGTCATTTCTTACGTAGGAATGAAATCGCAAGAAGTAAACATCGGAAACAATAAAGAAATTTCGATAGTGATGAATAGTGATTATTTTGGACTTAATGAAGTGATTGTGTCAGGGGTAGCAAGCAACACCCCAATAAAAAAAATGAGTGTTTCAGTAACTAAAGTAGGTGCAGAGGCATTAGAAATGGTGCCAGCTGCGTCAGCGGCTTCTGCGTTACAAGGGAAAGTCTCTGGTGTAACTGTTGTAAATTCAAGTGGAAATCCCGGACAGTCTTCTGGAATAAGATTAAGAGGCTCAACCTCACTTACTGGTTCTCAGCAACCTCTTATTTTGATTGACGGGGTAATTTTTGAAGGTGAACTTGCAGATGTAAATATTGATGACATTGCTTCTTTTGAGGTTGTCAAAGGAGCTTCGGCTTCGGCCTTATATGGCTCACGTGCTGGCGCAGGGGTTCTTGTTATTACTTCTAAAAGAGGTAATTTAGTTAAAGAAGGAAAATCAGAAGTTCGTATTCGTAACGAGTACGGCTTTCAGCAACTTGCAAAAAAAATGAACTTAGCTACGCATCATCCTTACAAATTGGCCTCCGATTATCAATCCGCGAATGGTTATACTAAATATGAAGGTGTAACATATCCAGCCGGATACGCAGGAGGGCCTTCGGATGAAATTGTTGGATCTCGACAGGTCGATTTCGATGGGTATATGGATAATCTTTACGGAGTACTTTATGATTATCAAGATGAAGTATTTACCAATGGTAATTTTTATACAAACTATATATCTTTAAGTAATAATTTTGGGAGGACTAAAACATTCTTGTCTTTTGAAAACAATAAAAACGAAGGTATAGTTTGGTCAACTAATGGTTCACACCGTCAGAATTTCCGTGTAAATGTTGATCATAATATTACAGATAATTTAAAAATATCTACTTCTACATTGGTTACCACTATGAAAATAGATTTACCTGATGCAAGAGAAGCTACTGAATATGGCGGCGACGAAGCGTATGGTGGCGGACAAGGTACATCATTCTTTAATATGTTATTTATGGAACCTGATGTCAATCTGAATATGGAAGCTCCTTCAAATGATTATACTTTGAAAAATTATTATTATCTTCCAAATCCATGGTCGAAAGAAATCGAAAATCCTAAACACTCGCTATATTATGAAAATCGAAATTTGAATCGTCGCGGGGTTGTTCAGAATATTGCAGCTAATTACAAACTTTCAAATTGGGGTTCTGTTGATGCAAACTATAGTTTTGATCGTCGTGATAATGATTTTACAAGAATCCGCCCAAAAGGTTATCAATCGCAGGCTTTAGCTTATATCAAAGGGCAGATATATAAATCAGATTACACGGGGCTCTCTCAAACATTTCAAACAACATTTAACTTCAATAAAAATTTTGGAATTGTTTTAGCTAAAGCGAAGTTAAGCTATTTATATGAAAATCGGGCTGAGAGAACATTTAACGTAACCGGTAATGATTTAGTTGCAAGTAACATTACATCTCTTGATGGGGTAACGGGCACAAAATCTATATCTTCTGCAGAATATAAAGAAATTGCTAAAAACTTTTTTGGTATTCTTGATTTAGATATAAAAGACAGATATTTGGTTTCAATGTTATATCGTTATGATGGCTCATCTCTGTTTGGAGAGAATAATCGTTGGAATCCTTATTATCGTTTATCTGGAGCGTATCGTATCACTGAAGATGTTAGAATACCTGGCATTCAGGAATTGAAAGTCCGTACGGCAATAGGTTCTTCAGGTCAACGCCCTGGTTTTAGCTATCAATATGAAACTTATGGCTTGTCCAATGGAAGTATTTATAAAAGCACTATCGGGAATAAAAATTTAAAACCTTCTGAAACTATTGAAAAGGAAATTGGCTTAAATGTTGATTTTCTTAACAAATTCAATTTCGAAATTGTTTATTCAATGAATGATACTAAAGATGCTTTTGTCGCTGTGCCATTGTCTGCAGCAACAGGTTATATTGCACAATGGAGAAATGCAGCGACTCTTCAAGGCAAGTCTGTAGAAGCAACGTTGGGAGTTCAAGCCTTTAAGAAAAAAGACTCTGAACTTAAATTTAATTTCACATTTGATAGACTTCGCCAAAAAGTTAAGAAGTTAGATGCACCATCCTTTCAAGTTGGACCAGGGGCAAACGAAGTCTCTGCTTTCTATTTAAGAGACAATGAAACTTTTGGTATTATGTATGGTTATGATTGGGTTCGCTCCTTGGAGCAAATGAGCAATCAATTACCCTCAGGAGTTTCTATTAATGATTATGTGCTTAATTCTGACGGTTATGTAATAAAAAAAGGAACAGAAGGAACAACATCTGAAAAACCAATTGCATTAGATCAAAATAATGACGGAACTGCAGATTTTGTTAAAATTGCAGATATGAATCCTGATTTCAATCTTACGTTCACCACAACATATAGATTTAAAAATCTGACATTTAATATGTTATGGCATTGGAAACAGGGTGGGGATATTTATAATTTAACAAAACAGTGGTTATATCGTGATAATAGAAGTGGTGATATGGATATGTCTGGTGTTGATGACTATAAGAAAAAAACTGTGAATTACTTCCAGGCATTATACAATGCAAATAATGTAAATAGTAGATTCGTTGAAGATGGAACATATCTAAAACTTAGAGAAATGGCAATATATTATAATTTTGATGAAAGATTCTTCCAAAAAAAAGGTATTTCATTTATTAAAGATGTAAAGGCTGGTATTTTAGGTCGTAATTTGTTAACATTTACAAAATATTCTGGATGGGACCCTGAGGTTTCCGCAGGAGGTGATTTAACAAATTATGCGATGGATATTTTCAACTATCCTAATTTCAGAACTTATACATTCTCTTTGGAAATAACATTATGA
- a CDS encoding conserved hypothetical protein (Evidence 4 : Unknown function but conserved in other organisms): MITQVKDYIMVTIINNKIAKKFKLIILICIGFTLSACEDLNVVNTNEPDTASVLASPEDVRTLLEGSYLSYWQTQRQVNIHISSLVAADQFTCSWGNFYMRYISNEPRNPWDNTVSAPNDQVSENFWNGSYAALSQVNDAVKLIKSGIQIGTNGKDNNSLLSFGYFMQGLIMGNIGMAFDKGYVVTENTDLSTLAFQPYQTVVDSAVVALEKAISIASNADDFELSSGTINGVVVNKQLILALSHSYIARFLALTPRNAAQNSAVDWQKVLDNAKEGITSDFGPTGNGSPYANATWYDENFIYLVQPGWARIDNRIINLMDPAYPKKYWSDGIAQVVHSGLNPGEAQSSDARLLSDYEFLASVDFRPDRGYYHFSNYRYKRFDDDMYLGYGKLYEFRLYENELYKAEAYTMLQQNSKALDILNNAGLPRKSRGQLTDLSASSTKEQILAAIFYERDIELTSQAFMIGFYDMRRRDMLQKGQFLHYPVPGKELESIGMENYTFGGVSNADGINTSNGGWFN; the protein is encoded by the coding sequence ATGATAACCCAAGTAAAAGATTATATTATGGTAACAATAATAAATAACAAAATAGCAAAGAAGTTCAAATTAATAATTTTAATTTGTATAGGGTTCACATTGTCAGCTTGTGAAGATTTAAATGTAGTAAATACAAATGAACCTGATACAGCAAGCGTGTTGGCCAGCCCCGAAGATGTTCGCACTCTGTTGGAAGGATCATACCTTAGTTATTGGCAGACACAGCGTCAGGTTAATATTCATATTTCATCATTAGTAGCTGCAGACCAATTTACTTGTTCCTGGGGTAACTTTTATATGAGATATATTTCAAACGAGCCGAGAAATCCTTGGGATAATACGGTTAGCGCTCCTAATGACCAAGTAAGTGAAAATTTTTGGAATGGATCTTACGCTGCATTATCTCAAGTTAATGATGCTGTAAAATTAATTAAATCCGGTATTCAAATTGGAACAAATGGTAAAGACAATAATTCTTTACTTTCTTTTGGTTATTTTATGCAAGGTCTTATTATGGGAAATATTGGAATGGCTTTCGACAAAGGATATGTGGTAACTGAAAATACCGACCTTTCTACTCTAGCCTTTCAACCTTATCAAACAGTTGTTGATTCTGCAGTTGTTGCATTGGAAAAAGCAATTAGCATAGCCTCTAATGCAGATGATTTTGAACTAAGTTCAGGTACCATAAATGGTGTAGTAGTCAACAAACAATTAATTCTAGCATTATCTCACAGTTATATAGCTCGATTTTTAGCGCTAACCCCGCGCAATGCGGCACAAAATAGCGCTGTCGATTGGCAGAAAGTACTGGATAATGCCAAAGAGGGAATTACTTCTGATTTTGGTCCAACAGGAAATGGCTCTCCTTATGCTAACGCAACATGGTATGATGAAAATTTCATATATCTTGTTCAACCGGGTTGGGCAAGGATTGATAATCGAATTATTAATTTGATGGACCCTGCTTATCCTAAAAAATATTGGTCTGATGGTATTGCTCAGGTTGTACATTCTGGACTAAACCCGGGTGAAGCACAAAGCTCAGATGCTCGACTATTATCAGATTATGAATTTTTGGCTTCTGTAGACTTCCGTCCTGATCGTGGATATTATCACTTTTCAAATTATAGGTATAAACGATTTGATGATGATATGTATTTAGGTTATGGTAAATTATATGAATTTCGTTTATATGAAAATGAATTATATAAAGCAGAGGCTTATACAATGCTCCAACAAAACAGCAAAGCATTAGACATATTGAATAATGCTGGATTACCTCGCAAATCCAGAGGGCAGCTCACCGATTTATCTGCTTCATCTACTAAAGAACAGATTCTTGCTGCAATTTTCTACGAACGAGATATTGAGTTGACATCTCAGGCATTTATGATTGGTTTTTACGATATGAGACGTCGAGATATGCTTCAAAAGGGACAGTTCCTACACTATCCTGTTCCAGGCAAAGAACTGGAATCAATAGGAATGGAAAATTATACTTTTGGAGGTGTTAGTAATGCTGACGGCATAAACACTTCTAACGGAGGATGGTTTAATTGA